One window from the genome of Streptomyces cadmiisoli encodes:
- a CDS encoding aldehyde dehydrogenase family protein, whose translation MADRTEHHTDQEPRARGTLHIEGEWRHAVSGATREILDPADGRPFAVVAEGDEKDTDLAVAAARRAFDGGRGDWPRTPVAERAALLRRVAGLLARDRERLGLLESRDAGKTVEEGRVDIDCVADAFRYFADLVAAEAPGRVVDAGSPDIHSVVVHEPVGVCALITPWNYPLLQASWKIAPALAAGNTFVIKPSEITPMTTVALIELLAEAGLPAGAANIVTGPGHTVGARLTEHPDVDLVSFTGGLVSGTKVAAAAAPGVKKVALELGGKNPNVVFADACATDEAFDTAVDQALNAAFMHSGQVCSAGGRLIIEESVRERFVSELARRAARIRLGRGTEPGVECGPLVSEQQRARTEAYVASALAEGAVLRCGGKRPEPGEGRPATGYFYEPTVLDECHRDMKVVREEVFGPVLTVETFRTEDEAVALANDTEYGLAGAVWTANAGRARRVAGLLRHGTVWINDFHPYLPQAEWGGFGKSGVGRELGPAGLAEYREAKHVYQNLAPRPVRWFSG comes from the coding sequence ATGGCGGACAGAACGGAACACCACACGGATCAGGAGCCGCGGGCGCGCGGCACCCTGCACATCGAGGGGGAGTGGCGGCACGCCGTTTCCGGCGCCACACGCGAGATCCTCGACCCCGCGGACGGCCGGCCGTTCGCCGTCGTCGCCGAGGGTGACGAGAAGGACACGGACCTCGCGGTGGCGGCCGCCCGGCGCGCCTTCGACGGCGGCCGGGGCGACTGGCCGCGCACCCCCGTCGCCGAGCGCGCCGCCCTGCTGCGCCGCGTCGCCGGCCTGCTGGCGCGCGACCGGGAACGGCTCGGCCTGCTGGAGAGCCGGGACGCCGGCAAGACCGTCGAGGAGGGCCGTGTCGACATCGACTGCGTGGCCGACGCCTTCCGCTACTTCGCCGACCTGGTCGCCGCCGAGGCCCCCGGCCGGGTCGTCGACGCGGGCTCGCCCGACATCCACAGCGTCGTCGTCCACGAGCCGGTCGGTGTCTGCGCGCTGATCACGCCGTGGAACTACCCCCTCCTCCAGGCCAGCTGGAAGATCGCCCCCGCCCTCGCGGCCGGCAACACCTTTGTGATCAAGCCGAGCGAGATCACCCCGATGACGACCGTCGCGCTGATCGAGCTGCTGGCGGAGGCCGGACTGCCCGCGGGGGCCGCCAACATCGTCACCGGACCCGGCCACACCGTCGGCGCCCGGCTCACCGAGCACCCCGACGTGGACCTGGTCTCCTTCACGGGCGGCCTGGTCAGCGGCACCAAGGTGGCCGCCGCCGCCGCGCCGGGCGTCAAGAAGGTCGCCCTCGAACTCGGCGGCAAGAACCCCAACGTCGTCTTCGCCGACGCCTGCGCCACCGACGAGGCCTTCGACACCGCCGTCGACCAGGCCCTCAACGCGGCCTTCATGCACAGCGGCCAGGTCTGCTCGGCGGGCGGCCGGCTGATCATCGAGGAGAGCGTGCGGGAACGGTTCGTCAGCGAACTCGCCCGCCGGGCCGCCAGGATCCGCCTCGGCCGGGGCACCGAGCCCGGCGTCGAGTGCGGCCCCCTCGTCTCCGAGCAGCAGCGCGCCAGGACCGAGGCGTACGTCGCCTCCGCGCTGGCCGAGGGCGCGGTGCTGCGCTGCGGCGGCAAGCGGCCGGAACCCGGTGAGGGCAGGCCCGCCACCGGCTACTTCTACGAGCCGACCGTCCTCGACGAGTGCCACCGCGACATGAAGGTCGTCCGCGAGGAGGTCTTCGGTCCGGTCCTGACCGTCGAGACCTTCCGCACCGAGGACGAGGCCGTCGCACTCGCCAACGACACCGAGTACGGCCTGGCCGGCGCCGTCTGGACCGCCAACGCCGGGCGGGCCCGCCGGGTCGCGGGCCTGCTGCGGCACGGCACCGTCTGGATCAACGACTTCCACCCCTACCTCCCGCAGGCGGAGTGGGGCGGCTTCGGCAAGAGCGGCGTCGGCCGCGAGCTCGGCCCGGCCGGACTCGCCGAGTACCGCGAGGCCAAGCACGTCTACCAGAACCTCGCGCCCCGGCCGGTGCGCTGGTTCTCCGGCTGA
- a CDS encoding bifunctional helix-turn-helix transcriptional regulator/GNAT family N-acetyltransferase — protein MEPVSTEQVAAFRRFNRCFTRRIGVLDDHYLGQDRPLGEARLLFEICRSGPAVSLRELRGRLGLDAGYLSRMAKTLQAQGLIRFGTDPRDSRLRTVEPTPAGRAEVTEQQKRADALAAGLLGGLSGSQRARLTEAMDTARRLLRLAGITVRLVDGASADARACLDAYAADLAERFPEGFDPSDLVRPEEVSGDAGAFHVAYEEGRPVGCGGLRRLEPGMGEIKHVWVHPDARRLGLARRILGELEREAAGRGMTAVRLDTHAVLTEARAMYRACGYTEIPAYLEHVYASHWFEKRLTGTAPD, from the coding sequence ATGGAACCAGTGTCGACGGAGCAGGTGGCGGCCTTCCGCCGCTTCAACCGCTGCTTCACGCGCCGCATCGGGGTCCTCGACGACCACTACCTCGGGCAGGACCGCCCGCTCGGGGAAGCCAGACTGCTGTTCGAGATCTGCCGGTCCGGTCCCGCGGTGTCCCTGCGCGAACTGCGCGGCCGGCTGGGGCTCGACGCCGGTTACCTGAGCCGGATGGCGAAGACGCTCCAGGCGCAGGGCCTGATCCGGTTCGGCACCGATCCCCGGGACAGCCGGCTGCGGACGGTCGAGCCGACCCCGGCCGGCCGGGCGGAGGTCACGGAGCAGCAGAAGCGGGCCGACGCCCTGGCGGCAGGGCTGCTCGGCGGGCTGAGCGGCAGCCAGCGCGCGCGGTTGACCGAGGCGATGGACACCGCCCGGCGCCTGCTGCGCCTGGCCGGCATCACCGTGCGCCTGGTCGACGGGGCCTCGGCGGACGCGCGCGCCTGCCTGGACGCCTACGCCGCCGACCTCGCGGAGCGGTTCCCGGAGGGTTTCGACCCGTCCGACCTGGTACGGCCCGAGGAGGTGTCCGGGGACGCGGGCGCGTTCCACGTGGCGTACGAGGAGGGGCGCCCGGTCGGCTGCGGCGGACTGCGGCGCCTGGAGCCGGGCATGGGCGAGATCAAGCACGTGTGGGTGCACCCGGACGCCCGGCGGCTGGGCCTGGCCCGCCGGATCCTCGGGGAACTGGAGCGCGAGGCCGCCGGACGGGGCATGACCGCGGTACGGCTCGACACGCACGCGGTGCTCACCGAGGCCCGGGCGATGTACCGGGCGTGCGGCTACACGGAGATCCCGGCATACCTCGAACACGTCTACGCCAGCCACTGGTTCGAGAAGCGACTCACCGGCACGGCGCCCGACTGA
- a CDS encoding malate dehydrogenase gives MTRTPVNVTVTGAAGQIGYALLFRIASGQLLGADVPVKLRLLEITPALKAAEGTAMELDDCAFPLLQGIDISDDPNVAFDGANVALLVGARPRTKGMERGDLLEANGGIFKPQGQAINAHAADDIKVLVVGNPANTNALIAQAAAPDVPAERFTAMTRLDHNRALTQLSKKTGTPVSEIKRLTIWGNHSATQYPDIFHATVAGKNAAEVVGDEKWLAEDFIPTVAKRGAAIIEARGASSAASAANAAVDHIHTWVNGTAEGDWASMGIPSDGSYGVPEGLISSFPVTTKDGRYEIVQGLEINEFSRARIDASVKELEEEREAVRSLGLI, from the coding sequence ATGACCCGCACTCCCGTGAACGTCACCGTCACCGGCGCGGCCGGCCAGATCGGTTACGCCCTGCTCTTCCGCATCGCCTCCGGCCAGCTGCTCGGCGCGGACGTGCCGGTCAAGCTCCGCCTCCTGGAGATCACCCCGGCGCTGAAGGCCGCCGAGGGCACCGCGATGGAGCTGGACGACTGCGCGTTCCCGCTGCTCCAGGGCATCGACATCTCGGACGACCCGAACGTCGCCTTCGACGGCGCCAACGTCGCCCTCCTCGTGGGCGCCCGCCCGCGCACCAAGGGCATGGAGCGCGGTGACCTCCTGGAGGCCAACGGCGGCATCTTCAAGCCGCAGGGCCAGGCCATCAACGCGCACGCCGCGGACGACATCAAGGTCCTGGTCGTCGGCAACCCGGCCAACACCAACGCGCTGATCGCGCAGGCCGCCGCGCCGGACGTACCGGCGGAGCGCTTCACCGCGATGACGCGCCTGGACCACAACCGCGCGCTGACCCAGCTGTCGAAGAAGACGGGCACCCCGGTCTCCGAGATCAAGCGCCTCACCATCTGGGGCAACCACTCGGCCACCCAGTACCCGGACATCTTCCACGCCACGGTCGCCGGCAAGAACGCCGCCGAGGTCGTCGGCGACGAGAAGTGGCTCGCCGAGGACTTCATCCCGACCGTCGCCAAGCGCGGCGCGGCCATCATCGAGGCCCGCGGCGCCTCCTCGGCCGCCTCGGCCGCGAACGCCGCCGTCGACCACATCCACACCTGGGTCAACGGCACCGCCGAGGGCGACTGGGCCTCCATGGGCATCCCGTCGGACGGCTCCTACGGCGTCCCGGAGGGCCTGATCTCCTCCTTCCCGGTCACCACCAAGGACGGCAGGTACGAGATCGTCCAGGGCCTGGAGATCAACGAGTTCTCCCGCGCCCGTATCGACGCCTCCGTCAAGGAGCTGGAGGAGGAGCGCGAGGCGGTCCGCAGCCTCGGCCTCATCTGA
- a CDS encoding helix-turn-helix domain-containing protein, whose protein sequence is MPRWKALPDEIDPQIREFVSQLRRLVDRSGLSVAAVADRTGYSKTSWERYLNGRLLAPKGAIVALAEVTGTNPIHVTTMWELAERAWSRSEMRHDMTMEAIRISQARAALGEFGAPPANAKGGRGARRGGSATATPGIAGPAGVVPSVPAQPTAPDADARESGARTSGPASSSGGNSWGVAGYAGPSQSGVRGPGARPGPGAGTGYGAGGGAGAGAAPGTAGAPSASPAGPGAPGSGGRRAARGSSGKRRATMFLAGVVGVVVVVAGAFYLTKGGDGDGGTAAPSPSPSVTTEADLPPGVKCSGESCTGKDAESMGCSGDLVTTAKTATVGATVVEVRYSETCGAAWGRITQAVQGDEVEVTAGKAKEDGSITLAGDTIAYTPMVAVRDAGEATACATLASGQEGCTD, encoded by the coding sequence ATGCCTCGTTGGAAAGCCTTGCCGGACGAGATCGATCCGCAGATCAGAGAGTTCGTGAGCCAGCTGCGGCGCCTCGTGGACCGCAGTGGCCTGAGCGTCGCGGCGGTGGCCGACCGCACGGGCTACAGCAAGACGTCCTGGGAGCGTTACCTCAACGGCCGGCTCCTCGCGCCCAAGGGTGCCATCGTCGCCCTGGCCGAGGTCACCGGCACCAATCCCATCCATGTCACGACGATGTGGGAGCTCGCCGAACGCGCCTGGAGCCGTTCGGAGATGCGCCACGACATGACCATGGAGGCGATACGGATCTCCCAGGCCCGCGCGGCACTGGGAGAGTTCGGTGCGCCGCCGGCCAACGCCAAGGGCGGCCGGGGGGCCCGCCGTGGCGGCAGCGCGACGGCGACACCGGGGATCGCGGGACCGGCGGGCGTGGTTCCGTCGGTGCCGGCACAGCCCACCGCACCCGACGCGGACGCGCGGGAGAGCGGCGCGCGGACCAGCGGTCCGGCGTCCTCCTCGGGCGGCAACTCGTGGGGCGTGGCCGGATACGCCGGGCCGTCGCAGTCCGGTGTCCGCGGACCGGGCGCCCGGCCCGGACCGGGGGCCGGTACCGGCTACGGGGCGGGCGGCGGCGCGGGTGCCGGTGCCGCGCCGGGTACCGCCGGCGCACCGTCGGCCTCGCCGGCCGGCCCCGGCGCTCCGGGCTCCGGTGGCCGCCGGGCCGCCCGCGGCTCGTCGGGCAAGCGCCGGGCGACGATGTTCCTCGCCGGAGTCGTCGGTGTGGTCGTCGTGGTCGCCGGGGCGTTCTACCTGACGAAGGGCGGGGACGGCGACGGCGGCACCGCGGCTCCCTCCCCGTCGCCGTCCGTCACCACCGAAGCCGATCTGCCGCCGGGCGTGAAGTGCAGCGGTGAGAGCTGCACCGGCAAGGACGCGGAGAGCATGGGGTGCAGCGGGGACCTGGTGACCACCGCCAAGACGGCGACCGTCGGCGCCACCGTCGTCGAGGTCCGCTACAGCGAGACCTGCGGCGCGGCGTGGGGGCGCATCACACAGGCGGTCCAGGGCGACGAGGTCGAGGTGACCGCCGGCAAGGCCAAGGAGGACGGCTCCATCACGCTCGCCGGTGACACCATCGCGTACACGCCGATGGTGGCGGTGCGGGACGCGGGCGAGGCGACGGCGTGCGCCACGCTGGCGTCGGGGCAGGAGGGCTGCACGGACTGA